One Ailuropoda melanoleuca isolate Jingjing chromosome 14, ASM200744v2, whole genome shotgun sequence DNA segment encodes these proteins:
- the CDCA4 gene encoding cell division cycle-associated protein 4 isoform X2 has protein sequence MFARGLKRKSPEDGEDMEGGLAGARATPSYSLQRQSLLDMSLVKLQLCHMLVEPNLCRSVLIANTVRQIQEEMSQDGTWRVVAPQAAGRAPLDRLVSTDILCRSAREQEGEHPAPDVGDGHMADLVPGLAVVPSAQALRSPQSSLWEVDSSRENRGGFQKSLDQIFETLENKTSGSVEELFADVDSSYYDLDAVLTGVVGSTPSAHASGLQAFASAAAPPPSSSCRSDLGELDHAVEILVET, from the coding sequence ATGTTTGCACGAGGCTTAAAGAGAAAAAGCCCCGAGGATGGGGAAGACATGGAAGGAGGGCTGGCAGGCGCTCGGGCCACGCCTTCCTACAGCCTGCAGCGCCAGTCGCTCTTGGACATGTCCCTGGTCAAGCTCCAGCTGTGCCATATGCTGGTGGAGCCCAATCTCTGCCGCTCGGTCCTCATAGCCAACACAGTCCGGCAGATCCAGGAGGAGATGAGCCAGGACGGGACCTGGCGGGTGGTGGCACCCCAGGCGGCAGGGCGGGCGCCACTGGACCGCCTCGTCTCCACTGACATCCTGTGTCGCTCGGCgcgggagcaggagggggagcaCCCTGCCCCTGACGTGGGAGATGGCCACATGGCAGACCTGGTTCCAGGACTTGCTGTGGTCCCCTCTGCACAGGCCCTGAGGAGCCCGCAGAGCAGCCTCTGGGAAGTGGACAGCTCTCGAGAAAACAGAGGCGGCTTTCAGAAGTCCCTAGATCAGATATTTGAAACGCTGGAGAATAAAACCTCTGGTTCTGTGGAAGAGCTGTTTGCAGACGTGGACAGCTCCTACTACGACCTGGACGCGGTGCTGACAGGGGTGGTGGGCAGTACCCCGTCGGCCCACGCCAGCGGGCTCCAGGCCTTCGCCTCCGCGGCCGCCCCGCCTCCCAGTTCCAGCTGCAGGTCCGATCTGGGTGAGCTGGACCACGCGGTGGAGATCCTTGTGGAGACTTGA
- the CDCA4 gene encoding cell division cycle-associated protein 4 isoform X1, whose protein sequence is MGTMFARGLKRKSPEDGEDMEGGLAGARATPSYSLQRQSLLDMSLVKLQLCHMLVEPNLCRSVLIANTVRQIQEEMSQDGTWRVVAPQAAGRAPLDRLVSTDILCRSAREQEGEHPAPDVGDGHMADLVPGLAVVPSAQALRSPQSSLWEVDSSRENRGGFQKSLDQIFETLENKTSGSVEELFADVDSSYYDLDAVLTGVVGSTPSAHASGLQAFASAAAPPPSSSCRSDLGELDHAVEILVET, encoded by the coding sequence GGCACGATGTTTGCACGAGGCTTAAAGAGAAAAAGCCCCGAGGATGGGGAAGACATGGAAGGAGGGCTGGCAGGCGCTCGGGCCACGCCTTCCTACAGCCTGCAGCGCCAGTCGCTCTTGGACATGTCCCTGGTCAAGCTCCAGCTGTGCCATATGCTGGTGGAGCCCAATCTCTGCCGCTCGGTCCTCATAGCCAACACAGTCCGGCAGATCCAGGAGGAGATGAGCCAGGACGGGACCTGGCGGGTGGTGGCACCCCAGGCGGCAGGGCGGGCGCCACTGGACCGCCTCGTCTCCACTGACATCCTGTGTCGCTCGGCgcgggagcaggagggggagcaCCCTGCCCCTGACGTGGGAGATGGCCACATGGCAGACCTGGTTCCAGGACTTGCTGTGGTCCCCTCTGCACAGGCCCTGAGGAGCCCGCAGAGCAGCCTCTGGGAAGTGGACAGCTCTCGAGAAAACAGAGGCGGCTTTCAGAAGTCCCTAGATCAGATATTTGAAACGCTGGAGAATAAAACCTCTGGTTCTGTGGAAGAGCTGTTTGCAGACGTGGACAGCTCCTACTACGACCTGGACGCGGTGCTGACAGGGGTGGTGGGCAGTACCCCGTCGGCCCACGCCAGCGGGCTCCAGGCCTTCGCCTCCGCGGCCGCCCCGCCTCCCAGTTCCAGCTGCAGGTCCGATCTGGGTGAGCTGGACCACGCGGTGGAGATCCTTGTGGAGACTTGA